A single window of Hemibagrus wyckioides isolate EC202008001 linkage group LG28, SWU_Hwy_1.0, whole genome shotgun sequence DNA harbors:
- the thnsl2 gene encoding threonine synthase-like 2 isoform X2 produces the protein MFMPETIPSISPATLRSWCSLSYRQIVCEVCSLFIPEQLIPKRDLEDLVSSALSKFSVPDAVKMVRLKSSLSILELFHGKTLAFKDLAMTCTTQFLEYFLRKDNRRAIILVGTSGDTGSSAISSVCDLSAVDIVVVFPRGRITQVQERQMTTHIEDNVHVFAADGSSDEIDVPLRKLFADQELVNRYGLMSLNSVNWSRILVQIAHFIYAYLQLSGVQDTDGDVLPAVEVVVPTGGAGNITAGCLVKHMGVPLDLVAMVNSNDTLHRAVQSGDFSMTDSIKQTLAPAIDIQDPYNMERVFWLLSGKDGALVKNMMEQFQDTHTLSLPETLHKKLCSVMCSGSVSDEGIMEAIKRCWEENQYLVCPHTAVGVWHHYHHPVLHGENRCCVATASPAKFLEVVQKAGLTIDLPDSVKQLETKETRYKHLERSENWEKALRERIEAIGVARQQGALFYKL, from the exons ATGTTCATGCCCGAGACGATTCCTTCAATCTCCCCCGCCACGCTCCGATCCTGGTGCTCTCTGTCCTACCGGCAAattgtgtgtgaagtgtgttcGCTCTTCATCCCCGAGCAGCTCATCCCGAAACGGGATTTGGAAG ACCTCGTATCCAGTGCTCTGTCCAAGTTCTCTGTGCCAGATGCGGTGAAGATGGTGCGCTTGAAGAGCTCTCTGTCTATCCTGGAACTGTTCCATGGAAAGACGTTGGCTTTTAAAGATCTGGCCATGACATGCACCACACAGTTTCTGGAGTACTTCCTGCGTAAGGACAACAGACGTGCCATCATCCTCGTTG GGACATCTGGGGACACCGGAAGCTCAgccatcagcagtgtgtgtgatcttaGTGCCGTGGACATCGTGGTGGTTTTCCCACGTGGACGAATCACTCAGGtgcaagagagacagatgacCACTCACATAGAGGACAATGTCCATGTTTTTGCAG CGGACGGAAGTTCGGATGAAATCGACGTGCCTTTGAGGAAGCTGTTCGCCGATCAAGAATTGGTGAATCGCTACGGTCTGATGAGCCTGAACTCAGTGAACTGGTCACGCATTCTGGTGCAGATCGCTCATTTTATATACGCCTACCTGCAGCTGAGCGGAGTTCAGGATACAGACGGAGACGTACTACCCGCTGTGGAGGTAGTAGTGCCCACAGGAGGGGCAGGAAATATTACAG CTGGATGCTTGGTAAAGCACATGGGTGTTCCTCTGGACCTGGTGGCCATGGTGAACTCTAACGACACCTTGCACCGCGCAGTTCAGAGCGGAGATTTCTCCATGACCGACAGCATCAAGCAAACTCTCGCTCCAGCCATCGATATTCAG GATCCTTATAACATGGAGCGTGTCTTCTGGCTGTTATCTGGGAAGGATGGCGCTTTAGTAAAGAATATGATGGAGCAGTTTCaggacactcacacactctctctacctGAAACACTCCACAAAAAG CTGTGTTCAGTCATGTGTTCAGGTTCTGTATCTGATGAGGGGATAATGGAGGCCATAAAAAGATGCTGGGAGgaaaatcagtatttggtgtgtCCTCATACAGCTGTGGGAGTCTggcatcactaccaccatcccGTCCTACATGGAGAGAatag ATGCTGCGTCGCGACAGCTTCTCCAGCCAAGTTTCTCGAAGTGGTACAGAAAGCAGGCCTGACCATCGACCTCCCCGATTCTGTGAAGCAGCTGGAAACAAAGGAGACTCGCTATAAACATCTGGAGCGAAGCGAGAACTGGGAAAAAGCGTTGAGAGAACGCATTGAGGCTATCGGGGTGGCACGACAACAAGGAGCGCTGTTTTATAAGCTGTAG
- the thnsl2 gene encoding threonine synthase-like 2 isoform X3 — MQYCSTRGGVYGWNFHDVLFSGYAPDGGMFMPETIPSISPATLRSWCSLSYRQIVCEVCSLFIPEQLIPKRDLEDLVSSALSKFSVPDAVKMVRLKSSLSILELFHGKTLAFKDLAMTCTTQFLEYFLRKDNRRAIILVGTSGDTGSSAISSVCDLSAVDIVVVFPRGRITQVQERQMTTHIEDNVHVFAAGCLVKHMGVPLDLVAMVNSNDTLHRAVQSGDFSMTDSIKQTLAPAIDIQDPYNMERVFWLLSGKDGALVKNMMEQFQDTHTLSLPETLHKKLCSVMCSGSVSDEGIMEAIKRCWEENQYLVCPHTAVGVWHHYHHPVLHGENRCCVATASPAKFLEVVQKAGLTIDLPDSVKQLETKETRYKHLERSENWEKALRERIEAIGVARQQGALFYKL, encoded by the exons ATGCAGTACTGCAGCACACGTGGAGGTGTTTATGGCTGGAACTTCCACGATGTTCTCTTCTCAGGCTACGCTCCAGACGGAGGCATGTTCATGCCCGAGACGATTCCTTCAATCTCCCCCGCCACGCTCCGATCCTGGTGCTCTCTGTCCTACCGGCAAattgtgtgtgaagtgtgttcGCTCTTCATCCCCGAGCAGCTCATCCCGAAACGGGATTTGGAAG ACCTCGTATCCAGTGCTCTGTCCAAGTTCTCTGTGCCAGATGCGGTGAAGATGGTGCGCTTGAAGAGCTCTCTGTCTATCCTGGAACTGTTCCATGGAAAGACGTTGGCTTTTAAAGATCTGGCCATGACATGCACCACACAGTTTCTGGAGTACTTCCTGCGTAAGGACAACAGACGTGCCATCATCCTCGTTG GGACATCTGGGGACACCGGAAGCTCAgccatcagcagtgtgtgtgatcttaGTGCCGTGGACATCGTGGTGGTTTTCCCACGTGGACGAATCACTCAGGtgcaagagagacagatgacCACTCACATAGAGGACAATGTCCATGTTTTTGCAG CTGGATGCTTGGTAAAGCACATGGGTGTTCCTCTGGACCTGGTGGCCATGGTGAACTCTAACGACACCTTGCACCGCGCAGTTCAGAGCGGAGATTTCTCCATGACCGACAGCATCAAGCAAACTCTCGCTCCAGCCATCGATATTCAG GATCCTTATAACATGGAGCGTGTCTTCTGGCTGTTATCTGGGAAGGATGGCGCTTTAGTAAAGAATATGATGGAGCAGTTTCaggacactcacacactctctctacctGAAACACTCCACAAAAAG CTGTGTTCAGTCATGTGTTCAGGTTCTGTATCTGATGAGGGGATAATGGAGGCCATAAAAAGATGCTGGGAGgaaaatcagtatttggtgtgtCCTCATACAGCTGTGGGAGTCTggcatcactaccaccatcccGTCCTACATGGAGAGAatag ATGCTGCGTCGCGACAGCTTCTCCAGCCAAGTTTCTCGAAGTGGTACAGAAAGCAGGCCTGACCATCGACCTCCCCGATTCTGTGAAGCAGCTGGAAACAAAGGAGACTCGCTATAAACATCTGGAGCGAAGCGAGAACTGGGAAAAAGCGTTGAGAGAACGCATTGAGGCTATCGGGGTGGCACGACAACAAGGAGCGCTGTTTTATAAGCTGTAG
- the oxt gene encoding oxytocin-neurophysin 1: MSGAPLSVFCVLCLLSVCTACYISNCPIGGKRAVQDVPTRQCMACGPGDKGRCFGPSICCGEEIGCMVGSLEAMRCLEEDYLPSACETGGKPCGSVAGRCAAPGVCCDSESCTTDPSCLEGEGDVPSHSLPSSGKDLLLKLLHWTNYRTYQ; the protein is encoded by the exons ATGTCTGGAGCACCACTTTCAGTCTTCTGCGTGCTGTGCCTGCTGTCCGTCTGCACTGCCTGCTACATCTCCAACTGCCCCATCGGTGGCAAAAGAGCAGTACAGGACGTCCCCACGCGACAG TGTATGGCATGTGGCCCTGGAGATAAGGGCCGATGCTTTGGTCCCAGTATCTGCTGCGGAGAGGAAATAGGCTGCATGGTGGGATCTCTGGAGGCCATGCGCTGCTTGGAGGAAGATTACCTGCCCTCTGCGTGTGAGACTGGAGGAAAACCCTGTGGCTCTGTGGCAGGACGCTGTGCTGCACCAGGAGTCTGCTGTGACTCAG AGAGCTGCACCACCGATCCCTCGTGTCTGGAAGGAGAAGGAGACGTGCCCTCTCACAGTCTACCTTCCAGCGGCAAAGACCTGCTCCTGAAGCTTCTTCACTGGACAAACTACAGGACTTACCAGTGA
- the thnsl2 gene encoding threonine synthase-like 2 isoform X1, protein MQYCSTRGGVYGWNFHDVLFSGYAPDGGMFMPETIPSISPATLRSWCSLSYRQIVCEVCSLFIPEQLIPKRDLEDLVSSALSKFSVPDAVKMVRLKSSLSILELFHGKTLAFKDLAMTCTTQFLEYFLRKDNRRAIILVGTSGDTGSSAISSVCDLSAVDIVVVFPRGRITQVQERQMTTHIEDNVHVFAADGSSDEIDVPLRKLFADQELVNRYGLMSLNSVNWSRILVQIAHFIYAYLQLSGVQDTDGDVLPAVEVVVPTGGAGNITAGCLVKHMGVPLDLVAMVNSNDTLHRAVQSGDFSMTDSIKQTLAPAIDIQDPYNMERVFWLLSGKDGALVKNMMEQFQDTHTLSLPETLHKKLCSVMCSGSVSDEGIMEAIKRCWEENQYLVCPHTAVGVWHHYHHPVLHGENRCCVATASPAKFLEVVQKAGLTIDLPDSVKQLETKETRYKHLERSENWEKALRERIEAIGVARQQGALFYKL, encoded by the exons ATGCAGTACTGCAGCACACGTGGAGGTGTTTATGGCTGGAACTTCCACGATGTTCTCTTCTCAGGCTACGCTCCAGACGGAGGCATGTTCATGCCCGAGACGATTCCTTCAATCTCCCCCGCCACGCTCCGATCCTGGTGCTCTCTGTCCTACCGGCAAattgtgtgtgaagtgtgttcGCTCTTCATCCCCGAGCAGCTCATCCCGAAACGGGATTTGGAAG ACCTCGTATCCAGTGCTCTGTCCAAGTTCTCTGTGCCAGATGCGGTGAAGATGGTGCGCTTGAAGAGCTCTCTGTCTATCCTGGAACTGTTCCATGGAAAGACGTTGGCTTTTAAAGATCTGGCCATGACATGCACCACACAGTTTCTGGAGTACTTCCTGCGTAAGGACAACAGACGTGCCATCATCCTCGTTG GGACATCTGGGGACACCGGAAGCTCAgccatcagcagtgtgtgtgatcttaGTGCCGTGGACATCGTGGTGGTTTTCCCACGTGGACGAATCACTCAGGtgcaagagagacagatgacCACTCACATAGAGGACAATGTCCATGTTTTTGCAG CGGACGGAAGTTCGGATGAAATCGACGTGCCTTTGAGGAAGCTGTTCGCCGATCAAGAATTGGTGAATCGCTACGGTCTGATGAGCCTGAACTCAGTGAACTGGTCACGCATTCTGGTGCAGATCGCTCATTTTATATACGCCTACCTGCAGCTGAGCGGAGTTCAGGATACAGACGGAGACGTACTACCCGCTGTGGAGGTAGTAGTGCCCACAGGAGGGGCAGGAAATATTACAG CTGGATGCTTGGTAAAGCACATGGGTGTTCCTCTGGACCTGGTGGCCATGGTGAACTCTAACGACACCTTGCACCGCGCAGTTCAGAGCGGAGATTTCTCCATGACCGACAGCATCAAGCAAACTCTCGCTCCAGCCATCGATATTCAG GATCCTTATAACATGGAGCGTGTCTTCTGGCTGTTATCTGGGAAGGATGGCGCTTTAGTAAAGAATATGATGGAGCAGTTTCaggacactcacacactctctctacctGAAACACTCCACAAAAAG CTGTGTTCAGTCATGTGTTCAGGTTCTGTATCTGATGAGGGGATAATGGAGGCCATAAAAAGATGCTGGGAGgaaaatcagtatttggtgtgtCCTCATACAGCTGTGGGAGTCTggcatcactaccaccatcccGTCCTACATGGAGAGAatag ATGCTGCGTCGCGACAGCTTCTCCAGCCAAGTTTCTCGAAGTGGTACAGAAAGCAGGCCTGACCATCGACCTCCCCGATTCTGTGAAGCAGCTGGAAACAAAGGAGACTCGCTATAAACATCTGGAGCGAAGCGAGAACTGGGAAAAAGCGTTGAGAGAACGCATTGAGGCTATCGGGGTGGCACGACAACAAGGAGCGCTGTTTTATAAGCTGTAG
- the smyd1a gene encoding histone-lysine N-methyltransferase SMYD1a, with translation MTLQKMDAVEVFAAGEKGRGLRTTKDMKAGEVVFAEASFAAVVFDSLSMHVCHSCFRRQVNPHRCAQCKFAHYCDRTCQRAAWEEHKQECAAIRQRGKAPSENVRLAARAVWRMQKHKGKIFDTQLTTLDLLEDHLSTMTPEDLKNLKVDVGNFQDYLKGNRRQYSEDYISHIFGVITCNAFTLSDQRGLQAVGVGLFPNLCLVNHDCWPNCTVILNHGSQTALESALHSHRRIELRALEKIPEGTELTVSYVDFLNLSKDRQKLLKKQYYFDCKCEHCSKGIKDDLMMAVKETDGKKPSAERVKEITDYSVEALAKIEEARMEGDFHKVVKLCRECLEKQEPVLADTHLYMLHVFKVISEVLSYQHSFKEAAEYADRMVEGYVKLYHPNNAQLGMATMRAGVTHWHAGLIEAAHGLVCKAYAILMVTHGPHHPITKDLEAMRTQTELELRMFKKNEHAYHSMREAALTNKHMTSRLVKSK, from the exons CCTGTCCATGCACGTGTGCCACAGCTGCTTCCGCAGACAGGTGAATCCACACCGCTGTGCCCAGTGCAAGTTTGCCCACTACTGTGACCGCACGTGTCAGCGAGCTGCCTGGGAGGAACACAAGCAGGAGTGCGCCGCCATCAGACAACGTGGCAAGGCACCAAGTGAGAATGTGCG TCTTGCAGCGCGAGCTGTATGGCGCATGCAGAAACACAAAGGAAAAATCTTCGACACACAGCTCACAACTCTAGACCTCTTGGAGGACCACCTCTCTACAATGACCCCAGAGGACCTTAAAAATCTCAAAGTGGATGTTGGCAACTTCCAGGACTACTTGAAAGGCAACAGAAGGCAGTATAGCGAAGATTACATCTCACATATCTTTGGTGTG ATTACCTGCAATGCTTTCACTCTGAGTGACCAGCGTGGACTCCAGGCAGTCGGCGTGGGCCTCTTTCCTAACCTCTGTCTGGTCAACCATGACTGCTGGCCAAACTGTACCGTCATCCTCAATCACGGCAG TCAGACAGCTCTGGAATCAGCTTTACACTCCCACAGGAG GATTGAGCTGCGTGCCTTAGAAAAAATCCCAGAAGGTACCGAGTTGACGGTCAGCTACGTGGACTTCTTAAACTTATCCAAGGATCGTCAGAAGCTGCTGAAGAAGCAGTATTACTTTGACTGCAAATGTGAGCACTGCAGCAAAGGCATCAAGGACGACCTAATGATGGCTGTGAAAGAAACCGACGGCAAAAAG CCTTCAGCCGAGCGGGTGAAGGAGATCACAGACTACAGCGTGGAGGCTCTGGCCAAAATTGAAGAAGCTCGTATGGAGGGAGACTTTCATAAG GTCGTAAAACTCTGCCGTGAGTGCTTGGAGAAGCAGGAACCGGTGCTGGCGGACACGCACCTCTACATGCTGCACGTGTTTAAGGTGATCAGCGAGGTCCTGTCATACCAGCACTCCTTCAAGGAGGCTGCCGAATACGCAGACAGGATGGTGGAAGGCTATGT GAAGCTCTATCACCCAAACAATGCTCAGCTTGGCATGGCCACTATGAGGGCAGGCGTAACACACTGGCATGCAGGGCTGATCGAAGCTGCTCACGGCCTGGTCTGTAAAGCCTATGCAATCCTTATGGTAACACATGGACCCCATCACCCAATTACAAAGGATTTGGAG GCAATGCGCACGCAGACAGAGCTGGAGCTGCGCATGTTTAAGAAGAACGAACATGCCTACCACAGCATGCGTGAGGCGGCTCTCACCAACAAACACATGACCTCTAGACTGGTCAAGAGCAAATAA